One region of Bactrocera neohumeralis isolate Rockhampton chromosome 5, APGP_CSIRO_Bneo_wtdbg2-racon-allhic-juicebox.fasta_v2, whole genome shotgun sequence genomic DNA includes:
- the LOC126758248 gene encoding small nuclear ribonucleoprotein F, with translation MSAAMPINPKPFLNGLTGKAVIIKLKWGHEYKGYLVSVDGYMNMQLANTEEHTADGQVTGNLGEVLIRCNNVLYIKGVDDEDEEGEMRD, from the exons atGTCGGCTGCTATGCCCATTAATCCAAAACCATTTCTTAATGGTTTGACTGGTAAAGCGGTCATAATAAAACTAAAGTGGGGTCACGAATATAAAGGATATTTGGTTTCCGTTGATGGCTACATGAATATGCAGTTGGCCAATACCGAGGAACATACCGCGGATGGTCAAGTGACAG gAAATTTAGGGGAAGTTCTCATACGTTGTAATAACGTATTATATATAAAAGGCGTAGACGATGAGGATGAGGAGGGTGAAATGAGAGATTAA